In Acetomicrobium sp. S15 = DSM 107314, a single genomic region encodes these proteins:
- a CDS encoding zinc-binding alcohol dehydrogenase family protein: MKAVEVARPGVLAIAERPMPPDPGPDEILIKVKAVGICGSDMHVYRGRSAFATYPRVIGHEISGEVASVGKGVLGLSAGDKVVVDPVISCGSCYACRLGRPNVCRDVKCLGVHVDGGAQEYIIATRDKVYKVSQSLSFEAASTVEPYSIAAQALSRGRAVGDDMALVCGAGPIGLVILQGLKALGAKVAVADVVDSRLKMAVSCGADAVVNSSTQDLERFAVDFTGSEGFPLIFEATGSIQVLELVVSKLASQAGRVVVLGYPPEKAQISPLDIMRRELDILGSRLNNKQFPTAIKWVERGDVDPSKIISHAFPFQDAQKAISFIEENPHEVCKAILKF, translated from the coding sequence ATGAAAGCAGTAGAGGTCGCTCGTCCTGGTGTGTTGGCGATCGCCGAAAGGCCCATGCCGCCAGATCCCGGCCCGGATGAAATTTTGATCAAGGTAAAGGCCGTTGGGATATGCGGCTCTGACATGCACGTCTACCGTGGCAGGTCCGCCTTTGCCACTTACCCTCGCGTCATAGGGCATGAGATATCGGGCGAGGTTGCATCCGTAGGCAAAGGCGTCTTGGGCCTCTCTGCAGGTGACAAGGTCGTCGTGGACCCCGTCATCTCCTGCGGTAGTTGTTATGCCTGCCGACTTGGGAGGCCCAACGTCTGCAGAGATGTAAAGTGTCTGGGTGTTCACGTGGACGGTGGGGCCCAAGAATACATCATAGCCACGAGGGACAAAGTCTACAAAGTCTCCCAATCTCTTTCTTTCGAGGCGGCGTCCACCGTCGAGCCTTACAGCATCGCCGCACAGGCCTTAAGCCGCGGCAGGGCTGTCGGTGACGATATGGCGCTCGTGTGCGGCGCAGGCCCCATAGGCCTCGTCATACTCCAGGGGTTGAAGGCCCTCGGGGCCAAGGTGGCCGTCGCCGATGTGGTGGATTCGCGCCTTAAGATGGCTGTCTCTTGCGGAGCGGATGCAGTTGTTAACAGCAGCACCCAAGACCTCGAGCGTTTCGCCGTGGATTTTACCGGCAGCGAGGGTTTTCCTCTCATATTCGAGGCTACCGGAAGCATTCAGGTGCTCGAGCTTGTCGTATCGAAACTGGCTTCGCAAGCTGGGAGGGTGGTCGTTTTGGGCTACCCGCCCGAGAAGGCCCAAATTTCTCCCCTTGACATCATGCGCAGGGAACTTGATATATTAGGTTCGAGGTTAAACAATAAACAATTTCCTACCGCGATCAAATGGGTAGAAAGGGGTGATGTAGACCCTTCCAAAATCATCTCTCACGCGTTCCCGTTTCAAGATGCGCAAAAGGCCATCTCTTTCATCGAGGAGAATCCGCACGAAGTGTGCAAGGCGATCCTTAAGTTTTAG
- a CDS encoding sialic acid TRAP transporter substrate-binding protein SiaP, whose amino-acid sequence MKGRLVFKAACLVVALAVAVAVSSVAVPGQAADKKVLRLAHVYAPDHPFNDGMKEMAERVKERTNGTIEIQVFPAGQLGSEEDIAESVSQGIIQMAIVGPGELGKRYTPVLVFDGPYTFRSVDHALKVARGEVGKELWDALEEKSDIRVLDVMYYGTRYVTTSKVPVRTPEDLKGLKMRVPNQPMSIAIMQSFGAKPTPMALSEVYLALQQGVVDGQENPLPTIVTQKFNEVQKYLSLTGHVIQMTPIVINSKVYAGLSDEEKRILEEEARRATDATNQKVLETEKQIIEEIRASGQMEVIEPDIEAFRRAAQQAIDENIDKWGRELYQKIQSVE is encoded by the coding sequence ATGAAAGGAAGGTTGGTTTTTAAGGCGGCATGTTTGGTCGTGGCGTTGGCTGTGGCGGTTGCGGTTTCGAGCGTTGCTGTCCCGGGGCAGGCAGCGGACAAAAAGGTCTTGAGGCTCGCCCACGTCTATGCTCCTGATCATCCTTTCAACGACGGCATGAAGGAAATGGCGGAACGGGTAAAAGAAAGGACGAATGGGACGATCGAGATCCAGGTATTTCCCGCTGGGCAATTGGGGTCTGAAGAGGACATCGCGGAGAGCGTCTCCCAGGGGATAATCCAGATGGCCATCGTGGGCCCTGGCGAGCTGGGCAAGCGCTACACCCCTGTGCTCGTCTTCGACGGCCCCTATACGTTCCGCAGCGTAGATCACGCCCTCAAGGTGGCCCGCGGGGAGGTAGGCAAAGAGCTCTGGGATGCCCTGGAGGAGAAGTCGGACATAAGAGTGTTAGACGTGATGTACTACGGCACGCGCTACGTCACCACGTCTAAGGTCCCGGTGCGCACCCCCGAAGACTTAAAGGGACTCAAGATGCGCGTTCCCAATCAGCCGATGAGCATCGCCATCATGCAATCCTTCGGCGCCAAGCCCACGCCTATGGCACTGTCCGAGGTCTATCTCGCCCTCCAGCAAGGCGTTGTAGACGGCCAGGAAAACCCGTTGCCCACGATCGTGACGCAGAAGTTCAACGAGGTCCAAAAATACTTGAGCCTCACAGGTCACGTGATCCAGATGACCCCCATCGTCATAAATTCCAAAGTCTATGCCGGACTTTCAGATGAGGAAAAGCGTATCCTCGAGGAGGAGGCCAGGCGCGCAACTGACGCTACGAACCAGAAGGTCCTCGAGACCGAAAAGCAGATAATAGAGGAAATAAGAGCTTCCGGCCAGATGGAAGTCATAGAGCCGGATATCGAGGCCTTCAGGCGCGCCGCTCAGCAGGCCATCGACGAGAATATCGATAAATGGGGAAGGGAGCTGTATCAGAAGATACAGTCGGTGGAATAG
- a CDS encoding TRAP transporter small permease yields the protein MDKLDELFLIAGTLAMGFALTLQIIMRYVFNSPLVWSEEFARYIYIWICFIGVGYGVRKNLHIKMEAFMNIFHHNVQKYVEIATTIAMMAFVASIIPSGIRYTVAVSRIPSPAMEIPMSWVSASVPIGLIIGEVRLLQKLLKLLLAGGL from the coding sequence ATGGACAAATTAGACGAGCTTTTTTTGATCGCTGGGACGTTGGCCATGGGTTTTGCCCTCACGTTGCAGATAATCATGCGGTATGTCTTCAATAGTCCGCTGGTTTGGAGCGAAGAGTTCGCTCGCTATATTTATATATGGATCTGTTTTATCGGCGTTGGCTACGGCGTGCGGAAAAACCTTCATATAAAAATGGAGGCCTTTATGAATATTTTTCATCACAATGTCCAAAAGTATGTGGAGATAGCGACGACTATAGCGATGATGGCCTTCGTGGCGTCAATCATTCCTTCTGGCATACGGTACACCGTCGCCGTAAGCCGCATCCCATCGCCGGCGATGGAGATCCCTATGAGCTGGGTGAGTGCCTCTGTGCCGATAGGGTTGATCATAGGAGAGGTGCGGCTTCTGCAAAAGCTTTTAAAGCTGCTCTTGGCAGGAGGGCTTTGA
- a CDS encoding TRAP transporter large permease subunit, whose protein sequence is MLLLAFTFILLLLLRVPVSFTLLMSSLVYIFANDIPLRVVTQRLMAGPDSFPLMAVPFFMLAGSIMNTGGITSRIFNFADKMVGHYTGGLGHANILASIIFSGMSGTAIADVGGLGAIELKAMRDAGYPDDFSLAVTAGSSTIGPIIPPSVPAVVFGAIGGVSIGRLFIGGIVPGLLMGLALSILVYFQSKRAGYPKGKKASARERLIALKEAFWSLLTPVIILGGIMGGIFTPTEAAIIATLYSLALALYYKEFGIRDIPKIVLDTIGTMVSVLFIVATASLFGWVLAVSQVPQAVTSIFVSYFSSKYTVLLAIMALLFFVGTFMETIAAITILTPILMPVANHFGIDPVHFGLLLILNLMIGLMTPPVGMVLYVLSSVSGVPFERIAKSCIPYVVLLTIILLIFLFFPQIVLFLPNLLFD, encoded by the coding sequence GTGCTGCTTTTGGCGTTCACCTTCATTCTGCTTTTGCTGTTGAGGGTGCCTGTCTCTTTTACGCTCCTTATGAGTTCACTGGTCTACATATTCGCCAATGACATACCGCTTCGGGTGGTGACGCAACGCCTCATGGCGGGGCCCGACTCCTTCCCTCTCATGGCCGTTCCTTTCTTCATGCTGGCAGGTTCGATCATGAATACCGGTGGCATAACGAGCAGGATCTTCAACTTCGCGGATAAAATGGTGGGACATTACACGGGTGGATTGGGGCATGCGAACATCCTGGCGAGCATTATATTCTCCGGCATGTCCGGCACCGCCATAGCCGATGTAGGTGGCTTGGGGGCCATAGAGCTGAAAGCGATGAGAGACGCAGGTTATCCCGATGACTTCAGCCTCGCCGTCACGGCCGGATCGAGCACTATAGGTCCTATAATACCGCCGAGCGTGCCGGCCGTGGTCTTCGGCGCGATAGGCGGAGTCTCTATAGGGAGGCTCTTCATAGGCGGCATCGTCCCAGGCCTCTTGATGGGCCTTGCTCTGTCTATCTTGGTCTACTTCCAGAGCAAAAGGGCCGGGTATCCCAAGGGGAAGAAGGCCAGCGCGCGAGAGCGGCTTATTGCCCTTAAAGAAGCCTTCTGGTCGCTCCTTACCCCGGTGATAATCTTAGGCGGCATCATGGGAGGCATCTTTACGCCCACAGAAGCTGCCATTATCGCTACGCTTTATAGCTTAGCCTTGGCGCTATACTACAAAGAGTTTGGGATAAGGGATATCCCTAAGATTGTGCTCGATACAATAGGCACTATGGTGAGCGTCCTCTTCATAGTGGCTACAGCCTCTCTTTTCGGTTGGGTTTTAGCGGTGTCTCAGGTTCCCCAAGCTGTCACGAGCATCTTTGTGAGCTATTTTTCAAGCAAATACACGGTGCTGCTTGCCATTATGGCCTTGCTCTTCTTTGTTGGAACATTTATGGAGACGATAGCGGCCATCACCATCCTCACTCCCATACTGATGCCTGTGGCTAACCACTTCGGTATAGATCCGGTTCATTTCGGGTTGCTTTTAATCCTTAATCTGATGATAGGCCTTATGACACCGCCGGTTGGCATGGTTCTTTACGTACTGTCCAGCGTCTCTGGCGTTCCATTTGAACGGATCGCCAAATCGTGCATCCCTTATGTTGTATTGTTAACGATCATATTATTGATTTTCTTATTCTTCCCCCAGATAGTATTGTTTTTGCCGAATCTCTTGTTCGACTGA
- a CDS encoding IclR family transcriptional regulator: MREKQGVRVLDRALSVLNFMAEERRPVGITEIAEVTRLSKATVHRILATLQSHGVVLKDRESKYQIGPAVLLWAESHRRASSLLEISRPHLESLWELSKETVHLFVYENGVAYYLEKLESPHPVGMRSRIGARLSLYSTSAGKAILAALPEDELCRYLSETALEPKTGHTKSNPEELREELEMIRQRGYAEDNQENEEGIRCVGAAILDFRGYPVGAVSISAPAYRFSGAKSSRLGEKVKEAALLISRELGYKR, from the coding sequence ATGAGAGAAAAACAGGGCGTACGAGTATTAGACAGAGCACTTTCGGTTCTCAACTTCATGGCTGAGGAAAGAAGGCCTGTGGGCATCACAGAAATAGCTGAAGTCACTCGGTTGTCCAAAGCTACCGTGCACAGGATATTAGCCACGCTTCAATCACATGGTGTAGTGCTGAAGGATAGAGAAAGCAAATACCAGATAGGGCCGGCGGTCCTGCTGTGGGCGGAGTCGCACCGCCGGGCTTCGAGCCTTTTGGAGATCTCGCGTCCGCATCTCGAATCGTTGTGGGAGCTTTCCAAAGAGACAGTTCATCTCTTCGTATACGAAAACGGTGTGGCCTATTACTTGGAAAAGCTTGAAAGCCCCCATCCTGTGGGGATGCGGTCGAGGATCGGTGCGCGGTTAAGCCTTTACTCCACATCTGCCGGCAAAGCGATCTTGGCGGCGCTGCCCGAAGACGAGCTGTGCAGGTATTTGAGCGAGACGGCGCTTGAGCCCAAGACGGGACACACCAAGAGCAATCCCGAAGAGCTGCGCGAGGAGCTGGAGATGATACGCCAGCGAGGCTATGCGGAGGACAACCAGGAAAATGAGGAGGGTATCCGCTGCGTAGGGGCTGCCATTCTCGACTTTCGGGGCTATCCGGTGGGGGCGGTGAGCATCTCGGCTCCGGCGTATCGCTTTTCGGGCGCGAAGTCTTCTCGATTGGGGGAGAAGGTCAAAGAAGCGGCGCTTCTCATATCGAGGGAGCTGGGCTACAAGAGATAG
- a CDS encoding Bug family tripartite tricarboxylate transporter substrate binding protein, giving the protein MRKAFLAMLCAVLVFVPVTASGEWKPDKPITCIVPWAAGGSTDQITRVCAGELEGALGQKIVIVNQPGASGSVGTKTVLDAERDGYTWASGAVADLGTYKVMGFLDTTLDDWHLYLSVANVIVISVHPDTPYKDFGSLLAAFREKPGEIPVATAGEVSGGRVGMESLRKYGDFEYKHVPYAGGNPAVVACVSGETPVVCQLACEQVDMIRAKRLRPLAVLDVSPLEVKDYGAIPPVTNWLSDFKSIPFYFGIFIPKGVPNEVISTLDKLWVDIIGNSQVVKDYALDRGAVFDPAVGKEAREKAFTLTQTVAWLYYDLGRAKVSPEEVGIPRP; this is encoded by the coding sequence ATGAGAAAGGCGTTTTTGGCCATGCTCTGTGCGGTGCTCGTGTTTGTACCCGTAACTGCTTCAGGCGAGTGGAAGCCGGACAAGCCCATCACGTGCATCGTCCCGTGGGCTGCAGGTGGCTCCACGGACCAGATAACGCGCGTCTGCGCCGGGGAACTTGAGGGCGCGTTGGGGCAGAAGATCGTGATCGTGAACCAACCGGGTGCTTCCGGTTCTGTGGGCACGAAGACGGTTCTGGACGCCGAGAGAGACGGCTATACGTGGGCCTCTGGAGCAGTGGCAGACCTTGGCACCTATAAGGTCATGGGTTTTTTGGACACCACCCTCGACGATTGGCATTTGTATCTGAGCGTGGCTAACGTCATAGTGATCTCGGTGCATCCCGATACTCCGTATAAAGATTTCGGGTCGCTTTTGGCTGCCTTCAGAGAAAAGCCGGGAGAGATCCCCGTGGCCACGGCCGGGGAGGTCTCGGGAGGACGCGTTGGCATGGAGAGCTTGCGCAAATATGGCGACTTCGAATATAAGCATGTGCCGTATGCTGGCGGTAACCCGGCAGTGGTGGCCTGTGTGAGCGGGGAGACGCCCGTGGTCTGTCAGCTTGCCTGCGAACAGGTGGACATGATCAGGGCGAAGCGCCTTCGCCCCTTGGCGGTGCTCGATGTCTCTCCTTTGGAAGTGAAGGACTATGGGGCAATTCCACCTGTGACCAACTGGCTTTCCGATTTCAAGTCAATACCCTTTTACTTTGGCATATTCATACCTAAGGGCGTGCCGAATGAGGTGATAAGCACTCTCGATAAGCTCTGGGTGGACATAATAGGCAACTCTCAAGTGGTGAAGGACTATGCCTTAGACAGAGGAGCGGTCTTCGACCCAGCGGTAGGCAAAGAGGCCAGAGAGAAAGCGTTCACCCTCACTCAAACCGTGGCTTGGCTTTACTACGATTTGGGCAGGGCCAAGGTGTCCCCCGAAGAAGTGGGGATTCCGCGGCCGTAG
- a CDS encoding tripartite tricarboxylate transporter TctB family protein translates to MRETNLPKADFVTSIVIMALGGGAVVLSWTMPTFSEVGAHKYSAPGVVPGFLGVVLLFLGGALFVRSIRAGGYRLGITLERLRMFFANASIARFFTALVLSMAYVLLLGKVSYFPLTAVYILTFVLAFQLWLEKVPRSQGKVWAFAVGEAIVVAAVIALTFRYLFLVRLP, encoded by the coding sequence ATGAGAGAGACCAATCTGCCTAAGGCAGATTTTGTGACGTCCATCGTCATTATGGCGTTGGGCGGAGGGGCCGTTGTGCTCTCCTGGACGATGCCCACCTTTAGCGAGGTGGGAGCTCATAAATATTCTGCCCCGGGCGTCGTCCCCGGCTTTTTGGGGGTAGTGCTCTTGTTCCTGGGGGGCGCCCTTTTCGTCCGCTCGATCCGAGCCGGTGGCTACAGGTTGGGCATCACGCTCGAAAGGTTGAGGATGTTTTTTGCGAACGCCTCTATAGCGCGATTTTTTACTGCATTAGTTCTATCGATGGCTTATGTGTTGCTGTTGGGTAAGGTCAGTTATTTCCCCCTCACGGCTGTCTACATCCTGACTTTTGTGCTCGCCTTCCAACTGTGGTTGGAAAAAGTCCCTCGTTCTCAAGGAAAGGTATGGGCCTTTGCCGTGGGCGAGGCGATCGTCGTCGCTGCTGTCATAGCTTTGACGTTCCGCTACCTCTTTTTGGTTAGGTTACCCTGA
- a CDS encoding tripartite tricarboxylate transporter permease, with the protein MLEGLGIFAGELVKFLTPRLLFDVLWSTQLGIIVGMLPGLTATMGVALMTTLTYKFEPSHAILVLICMYVGSIFGGSRTAILINIPGTPANAATTVDGNPLAKQGRAGEAMGLATTASFLGSVFGVLMLAIFTPMIGNIALEFHSFEYFWLAIFGVTICGTLTGAKDPLKGWISGFFGLLVAMVGMEGMHAYSRFSFGSVNLAGGVQLLPAMIGIFGFSEVLMVMKQPAAQVVSTSVERVLPRFKEIFKYWRTILRSGIIGTIIGAIPGVGEDIGAWVSYDFARRASKEKEKFGKGSIEGLIAAETGNNAAVGGAVIPVLSLAVPGSAPAAVLLGAMLIHGVRPGPLLMVESPQFVYQVVCMFLLATCAMFVLGLSLVRSFVKLLSIPREMLMPAVFALCVIGSYALSGKLFDVMVMAVFGIIGYAMKEMDYPVAPAMLGIILGDLLDNNLRRSLVLTNGSLIPFFTRPISLILFLAILFTVLGRIEPVRRLVGRAFGRSAR; encoded by the coding sequence GTGCTGGAGGGTTTAGGAATTTTTGCAGGGGAATTGGTGAAATTTTTGACCCCAAGGCTTTTGTTCGACGTGCTGTGGAGCACACAGCTTGGAATCATAGTGGGAATGCTTCCCGGGCTCACCGCCACCATGGGCGTTGCCCTTATGACCACGCTCACCTATAAGTTCGAACCATCTCATGCCATATTGGTGCTCATATGCATGTATGTGGGCAGCATTTTCGGCGGCAGCAGGACGGCCATTTTGATAAACATCCCGGGCACGCCGGCAAATGCTGCCACGACTGTAGATGGCAATCCGTTGGCCAAACAAGGGAGAGCAGGTGAGGCTATGGGCCTCGCTACGACGGCATCATTTCTGGGCTCTGTATTTGGTGTTTTAATGCTTGCTATTTTCACCCCTATGATTGGAAACATCGCATTGGAGTTCCACTCCTTTGAGTATTTTTGGCTCGCCATCTTCGGAGTCACGATCTGCGGCACCCTCACAGGCGCCAAAGATCCGCTCAAAGGATGGATATCCGGCTTTTTCGGCCTTTTGGTGGCCATGGTCGGGATGGAGGGGATGCATGCCTACAGTCGCTTTTCCTTCGGCAGCGTAAACCTCGCCGGGGGCGTACAGCTGCTTCCCGCGATGATAGGGATCTTTGGCTTCTCTGAAGTCCTCATGGTAATGAAGCAACCGGCAGCCCAGGTGGTGAGCACATCGGTGGAGAGGGTTTTGCCGCGATTTAAGGAGATCTTCAAGTACTGGAGGACCATACTCCGCTCAGGCATAATAGGTACGATCATCGGCGCCATCCCTGGAGTGGGGGAGGATATAGGCGCTTGGGTCTCCTACGATTTCGCCAGGAGGGCCAGCAAGGAAAAAGAGAAATTCGGCAAGGGAAGCATCGAGGGATTGATAGCCGCCGAGACGGGCAACAATGCCGCTGTAGGAGGTGCAGTGATACCAGTTCTATCCCTGGCGGTGCCTGGCTCTGCTCCTGCAGCCGTACTTTTGGGAGCCATGTTGATCCACGGCGTGCGCCCTGGGCCGCTTTTGATGGTGGAGTCGCCACAGTTCGTCTACCAGGTAGTGTGCATGTTTCTGTTGGCTACTTGTGCCATGTTTGTATTGGGATTATCCCTCGTGCGCTCCTTTGTGAAGTTACTTTCCATTCCGAGGGAAATGCTCATGCCGGCGGTATTCGCCCTCTGCGTCATAGGCTCTTACGCCCTTTCGGGGAAGCTTTTCGACGTGATGGTGATGGCGGTATTCGGGATCATAGGTTATGCCATGAAGGAGATGGATTACCCAGTGGCGCCGGCCATGTTGGGGATCATATTGGGGGATCTTTTGGATAACAACCTCCGCCGCAGCCTCGTCCTCACGAACGGCAGTCTGATTCCTTTTTTCACCAGGCCTATATCCCTTATTTTGTTTCTGGCGATCCTTTTCACGGTTTTGGGCAGAATAGAACCCGTCAGGAGGCTTGTTGGAAGGGCCTTTGGCAGAAGTGCACGATGA
- a CDS encoding Gfo/Idh/MocA family protein, whose amino-acid sequence MKRVTVGIAGSGFVADIHGKAYKRVHGVDVKIKAVAATGSNMPRTEAFMTRFGVEDFYDDFDELLKDHEIDVIDICTPVYLHAEMIVKALEAGKHVICEKPLTGYCGEGGEEEPIGKNVSRVKMHEAVLATVERIGEAVRESGRLFMYAENWVYAPAIQKAVEIIKKAGSHILFLKGEESHSGSHAPHAAKWSMTGGGALIRQGCHPLSALLYLKRAERDSMGVKEVVADVGVLTEGLPSQRKRFIEASPMDVEDWAIASLTFNDNTKGLVIAGDVVLGGTRNIVELYCDNGVEICNIAPNDAMLTYFPDPGFLKDVYITEKVETKGGWQSVFLEEELMRGYAWEIQDFMECVVTGREPISGYELAAETVKVTYAAYLSAEEGRRVRL is encoded by the coding sequence ATGAAAAGAGTGACGGTTGGCATAGCAGGCAGCGGTTTCGTGGCCGATATCCACGGGAAAGCCTACAAAAGGGTGCATGGTGTTGATGTGAAGATTAAGGCCGTTGCTGCCACGGGGAGCAATATGCCGCGCACCGAGGCTTTTATGACGCGCTTCGGCGTGGAAGATTTCTATGATGACTTCGACGAATTGCTGAAAGATCACGAGATCGACGTGATCGACATATGCACTCCTGTCTATCTGCATGCCGAAATGATCGTCAAGGCTTTGGAGGCGGGCAAACATGTCATCTGTGAAAAGCCGCTCACAGGTTATTGCGGTGAAGGCGGCGAAGAAGAGCCTATAGGCAAGAACGTATCCAGGGTAAAAATGCACGAGGCGGTGCTCGCTACCGTAGAGCGGATCGGCGAGGCTGTCAGGGAAAGCGGCAGGCTCTTTATGTATGCCGAGAACTGGGTATACGCCCCTGCCATACAGAAGGCAGTCGAGATCATAAAGAAAGCGGGAAGCCACATCCTTTTTCTAAAGGGGGAAGAGAGCCATAGCGGTTCCCATGCTCCTCATGCTGCCAAGTGGAGCATGACTGGCGGAGGCGCACTGATACGCCAGGGATGTCATCCCTTGTCAGCGCTCTTATATCTTAAACGGGCTGAACGCGACAGTATGGGAGTAAAAGAAGTGGTGGCTGATGTTGGAGTCTTGACCGAAGGGCTGCCTTCCCAGAGGAAGCGCTTTATCGAGGCCAGCCCTATGGATGTGGAGGATTGGGCCATCGCAAGCCTCACATTTAACGACAATACGAAGGGCCTCGTCATAGCGGGGGATGTCGTCTTGGGGGGGACGCGCAACATAGTTGAACTATATTGCGACAACGGCGTCGAGATCTGCAACATTGCCCCTAACGACGCCATGCTGACCTATTTCCCCGACCCGGGTTTCTTGAAAGACGTCTACATAACTGAGAAGGTGGAGACCAAGGGAGGTTGGCAGAGCGTATTTCTCGAGGAGGAGCTCATGAGGGGTTACGCCTGGGAAATACAAGATTTCATGGAATGTGTCGTCACTGGCCGCGAGCCCATATCCGGTTACGAGCTCGCTGCCGAAACGGTCAAGGTCACCTATGCCGCCTACCTTTCGGCCGAAGAGGGGCGAAGGGTGAGGTTATGA
- a CDS encoding FAD-binding protein, whose product MNISKTECDVLVVGSGGAALRAAIAAKEVSPQARVLVLTKGELGKSGVTAKACSDRMAFHATLPYTEPGGPDNWRYHADDVYRMGGYVSDEDLAEIMARESGSALEYLLNLGVPFVKRPDGKVDQFVTDGSEYARAAYTGPYTAVDIEQALVKRVRSLDIELMEHRAAVFLLRDGYEDKVMGVAALNERDPRGEALDIVYAAATVLATGGGGQVFALNVFPEENTGSSYGMALNAGAELVNMEFIQFGAASLATNFNCSGSMFRALPRIVDEDGREFLIDYFPADTPFAQIYDILFRKGSSWPVSYEHDTRIVDVAIYKEIDKGHRVFLDYAENPRGFSFELLSERNRDRYTGEMRQNLGEEARRASPLNRLREINPQAVEWFEERWINLSAGEKIEVGICAQHFQGGVKIRERANSSLLGLYAAGECAGGQHGANRPGGHSLLDCQVFGRIAGENAATESRKLKKLPIVNDTLLRNSLEGLEDLKGRRGLAASQVRREIKKIMSRSASVFRTERRLVEALRELDALRREKVAQDEAGLAFAAETVLMFPLAETILRASITRDESRGPHLRFASEEDINPIPRDDEAWHKYIVIRRTGEGEMKIETRNPITTGNSAILERQRRHGRP is encoded by the coding sequence ATGAATATCTCTAAAACTGAATGCGATGTGCTGGTGGTGGGTTCGGGCGGAGCGGCCCTGAGGGCTGCCATCGCCGCTAAGGAGGTCTCCCCGCAGGCGCGCGTCCTGGTCCTCACCAAAGGCGAATTGGGGAAAAGCGGCGTGACGGCGAAAGCGTGTTCCGACAGGATGGCTTTTCACGCCACGCTCCCTTATACCGAGCCGGGTGGCCCCGATAATTGGCGATATCATGCCGACGATGTTTACCGCATGGGCGGATATGTCTCTGACGAGGATCTGGCCGAAATAATGGCGCGCGAATCTGGATCGGCCCTGGAGTATCTCCTGAATTTGGGCGTTCCTTTCGTCAAGAGACCTGACGGCAAGGTGGACCAGTTCGTAACGGATGGCTCCGAGTATGCGAGAGCGGCCTATACCGGACCCTACACCGCTGTAGACATAGAACAAGCTCTGGTTAAGAGGGTGCGCTCCTTAGATATAGAACTTATGGAGCACCGCGCAGCTGTCTTTCTTCTTAGAGATGGTTATGAAGATAAAGTGATGGGCGTGGCAGCTCTGAACGAAAGGGATCCCAGAGGGGAAGCGCTGGATATCGTTTATGCAGCCGCTACGGTGCTCGCTACGGGGGGTGGAGGGCAGGTTTTTGCCCTCAACGTCTTTCCAGAGGAGAACACCGGAAGCAGCTACGGCATGGCTTTGAACGCAGGGGCCGAGCTCGTCAATATGGAGTTTATCCAGTTTGGCGCGGCCTCCCTTGCGACAAATTTTAACTGCTCGGGGAGCATGTTCCGCGCTCTTCCCAGGATTGTCGACGAAGACGGCAGGGAATTTCTGATCGACTATTTCCCAGCAGATACTCCCTTTGCTCAAATTTACGACATCCTGTTTCGCAAGGGTTCCAGCTGGCCCGTATCGTATGAACACGATACTCGCATTGTAGACGTGGCCATATACAAAGAGATAGATAAGGGGCATAGGGTCTTTCTCGACTACGCCGAAAATCCGCGGGGATTTAGCTTTGAGTTATTAAGCGAACGCAATCGCGATCGTTATACGGGCGAGATGCGCCAAAACTTGGGTGAGGAGGCGAGGCGCGCTTCGCCGTTAAACAGGCTACGCGAGATCAATCCCCAAGCCGTGGAGTGGTTTGAGGAGCGCTGGATCAACCTATCCGCAGGGGAGAAGATAGAGGTGGGGATATGCGCCCAGCACTTTCAGGGAGGGGTGAAGATCAGAGAGCGCGCCAATTCTTCGCTTTTGGGGCTTTACGCCGCCGGAGAGTGTGCGGGGGGTCAGCATGGAGCCAACCGCCCCGGGGGGCATTCCCTTTTGGATTGCCAGGTCTTTGGCAGGATAGCGGGCGAAAATGCGGCGACAGAATCGCGAAAACTCAAAAAACTTCCCATTGTAAATGATACGTTACTGCGAAATTCATTGGAGGGGCTCGAAGACTTAAAAGGCAGAAGAGGACTTGCGGCATCTCAAGTCCGGCGTGAGATTAAAAAGATAATGTCTCGCTCTGCTTCAGTCTTTAGAACCGAGCGGCGCCTTGTCGAGGCTTTAAGAGAACTCGATGCATTAAGGCGCGAAAAAGTAGCGCAGGACGAAGCGGGGCTTGCCTTCGCTGCAGAGACGGTTTTGATGTTTCCCTTGGCGGAAACGATTTTAAGGGCATCTATCACAAGGGACGAAAGCCGCGGTCCCCATCTGCGCTTTGCTTCAGAGGAAGATATAAACCCCATCCCTCGCGACGACGAGGCCTGGCATAAATATATCGTCATACGGCGGACCGGCGAAGGAGAGATGAAGATAGAGACGAGGAACCCCATCACCACTGGCAACAGCGCTATTTTGGAGAGGCAGAGGCGCCATGGCCGTCCGTGA